Below is a genomic region from Gracilimonas sp..
TCATCATCAGCTGGAATGCTTACCAATGGGTCGGAGAAATCTCCGCCTACAGAATCAGCATGCCATGTATAGGTAACTGAATCAGGAGCAGTTGGCTCTTCCCAGCTAATTGTCACTTCTGTACTTGCATCACCTGTAAGATCCAGTTCGAAACCGCTTTCAGGGGATGTAAGAGCAAACGCACCTATTGAGGGGCCGCCTACGGGTATAATTAAACTACCACCTTCATAATTTACAGTAGCTCCTTCAGCTAATGTGAATCCGATGGTATTATCAAATACACCTGCCGCAAGTGTCAGGTATTCATTAATTGTCACGCCTCGTGACTGTGTAACACCTGCTTCATTATCGATAGTTAAAGAAGCGACCTGAAGTGGCAATGAGAATCCGGTCCATTGTGCTTCGGAGCCATTAATCACATAATGTGCTTCGCTGCTCAGTGTAAGTTGATTATCTCCGGAACCACCCAGTTCAAGGTTTCCGCCATCTGCTGCAGAAAATGCTGCAGAATCAGAACTGGCAAGTGTACCTCCAGCTTCTAGTGTGAAGTTGTCACCACTTTCAGAAAGGTTACTGGTACCCATATCGAGGTAAGCACCATCCTGAACTAAGATTGGCAGGTGAGAAATTTCAACTTCATCCGATACTGCTAAATGCTGAGCGGTTTCTTCTCCTGCAAAGATAAATGCAGAACCAGCTCTGGCATTAGAGTTTTGGGTTTCACCCGCATTAAAGGTGAAATCACCTTCATACAGATACCAATTTACGATCGGACCTGAACCTCTAGAAATAGAGAAGTTACCTCCATCCACAGTGATGTTTCCGTGATGATGGATGTTAATCTCTGTCGCTCCGCTACCTGTTCCGTTAGAAGCAAATGCTTCTGCATTCGCACCCATATTGATATCTCCCATAATAGTTATGCTGAGTGTATCAAAAGAACTTGGATTAGAAAGATAGAAGCGGGCAGTACCAGTGCTTATAACATCAATATTACCTCCAATGGTGTTATCCATCATTCCAAGGTCATTGTTTTCAAGATTACCGGTAGCATTAATTACGAGGTTATAAAAGTCTTGATTACCATTTCCAGGAGCTGATGTTACCGTACCACTTACTAATGCTGTTGAGCCTTCGGCCCAGGTAGCTGTAGGAAAATCACCACCATCTCTGGCATGGTCGTAGGTACTTTCATCAGTAAATGTTAATGTTGCACCACCATCTACATCAAATACACCATAGTTGGTGAATACACCTTCATATGCAAAGTCGGAGCCTGCGGCTAAAGCTACACCAGAAGAGTCTGTAATTTCGAAGTATACTTCAGAGTCATAGCTTACATTATTAGCAGTAAGAGTTTGTCCCGGAACTCCGTCGCTGGCAGTATCAGCTGCAAATACAAAACTGCGGGTCTGACCATGCTTGTCGATATCAGAATCTCCGATTTCACCACCATTAATGGTCATGTCACCGTATAATGTCCAAACGGCTCTACCACCACTACCACGGCTTACAGACAGGAAACCTCCATTTGTGATGGAAATATCGCCCATAACAGTTACATCATAGTCGAATATATCTCCTGAACCGGTTGCAGTAAACTCTGAGGTTTCACCATCTACAACAACATCACCCATAATGGTAATACTGCGTGCAGGGTCGCCTTCATCGCCGGCTGATGACAAGCGGAACTGATTCCCGTTTGTATTGAGAACCGACATGCTACCTCTGAGGGTGTAATCATCCCAGCCAATATTAATATTTTCGATCTGACCTGCATTATCCCAGGTATAATTAAAGAAATCCTGATCGCCATTGTCCGGGTCATTTGTTTCTATCCCTGTTAATAATACAGTAGAGCCATCAGCCCATGTAGCCGTTGGAATTTCTCCGGCATCATGTGCATGATTATAAGTACCACCGTCAGCAACGGTCATGGTACCGCCATTTACTGTCAGCGTGTCTCTGGCAATAATTTCACCAGATACCGTTAACGTACCTTCCAGGTTAAAGTCATCTTCATAGTGAAAGGTACTGTCTGCTACAACGGATATCTCTGAGCCACTGGCAACAGAATAATTAATAGATCCATTGTACTCAGCATCGCTACTTATTGATACATTTTGTACAGTACTACCAGCGAAAACAATACGAGACATATCTCCATCATGAGAATCTCGGAGCTCTGCATCGCCTAATACTGTAAAGTCACCGTTTAGAGTCCATGTAGCTTGTCCTCCACTACCGCGACTAGTGGCAAATGTAGTTCCTCCGCTTACAACCACATCACCATTAACAACAACATTGTACGTAGCTTCATCACCTGATCCGGTGGTTTCAACAGCCCCACCTTCAACAAGGAAGTCACCTTCAATAGTAATAGTTTGTCCATCACCATCTCCAGCTGAGGTTAATCGAAAGCGGCTTGAACCTGTGTCAACAACTCGTACAGTACCAGAAATTGTTACCGTACCCAGTCCCAAACTCAAATTTGAAATCTGACCAGGGTTATCCCAGGTTATATTATGAAATGCCTGGTCGCGGTTATCCGGACCATTGCCCAAAATTCCCGTAAATAGTACTGTTGAACCTGTTTGCCAATCCGCTTCCGGTACGGAACCTCCGTCACGGTCATGCTGATAGGTACTTCCATCGGCAAAAACCAATGTACCTCCGTCAGCAGTTAACTCCCCTCCTGTAAGTGGAGTTGTGCTTTCAATGGTTACTTGTCCTGTTATCGTTACCGTTCCAGTAGCTACATTCACTGAATCACCATCAAGAATGGCAATATTTTCAGAACCATCCGGAGCTGCTCCAGCGGCAACCCAGCTCGTACCGTCAAATGTTTCCCATGTAGCTGTTGCACTCCAGTCACCATCGGCGGCCGAACGGAAGTCTCCGTTAGACTGTGCTATGGCGCCCGTAGTCGCAAAAAGCGCTACCAAAAACGTCGTTAATATTATAGTATATATCCGCTTCATTACTTCTCCTCTTTTAGTGATTGTTAGATTTGATATTCCTTAAAAGCATTTTCTTTCGTACTCCAAAATTCAATTGTGCCAGATAAGTCCTAATTCCAGGCTGACTACTTATCAAACTCAAATACCTAAAAAAATTAATTCAATTTATTTTGCCATTTCATTCAGCACTGCATGTGGTCACAGAAAACTATTCACTATTAAAGACTTGCTCGGCTGCTAATTACCAGTAAATCCCCAATCATAAACAGGCTGATTTTAATTTTAAGTTATCGGTTAAGTAACTCTATAGAATTTAATGGAAACTGATGAAAAGTCAATATTGAAATGGAAACCAGCAGGAACTAAACAATTAGCCAGTTCATGGTGTTTTTAACCTGCTGATTTATATGTTTTTAAATACAATTGAAGTTGCTTTTGATGCAGCTACAGAGCACTTAACCGGTTACACTTGAATGATAAGAATACTAAAACACCATAAGCTGTGTGCGAGAATGATATTATTGTGCTTAATGTGTTCTATTTATTTAAGCCATTACATGTGGATAATAGAATTAAACCCAACAAAAAGTATGACCCGTTGATGCGAACCAAGCCCCACTAAGCATAACCATGGGTATTTCTAAAATAGTAGAAAAAGATTCTGATTCCATTATAAAGATAGCCCGGTAGCAGAAAGTGGACTCCATCAGAGTTAAAAATTATTTCAAAAGTCTGATAGTTTAAGAAAGGAGATTAAACGACTTTATCCGAACACATTTATGCATACAATTATATAGGTGCAGAAGAGAATAATACTTACCGGAATCATTATCATTTTCTCCTTCTCGCTTTTAGAATTAAAGTTGCCCGCTACACTACCCATAAACAGCAGCGTCAGTAAAGGTATAATGATTCGGTTACCAAGTGAGGAAATCAGTTCCATAAAACCTATTGAAGAGAGCACCGAAAATCCTCCAACTGTTAACAACACAAAAGAGACAAAACTCCCCATTCTTAGTGATTTGGGAAGTTCCTTATGAAATCCGCCCCATGCAAATTCTCCCCAAGGAAGCCCGAAAGAAAGCAGTAACTGAAAGCCTGCCAGCAAAAAGGTTGTAACAGCGGCGACTATCCCCGCTGCAATTTCAAGCCTGAAGGATTGCCTGTAAACTGATTCGATCACCGCGGTTGATTCAGACAAGCTGATCGTACACTCAGCAGAATTGAGGGTGTATATGCTGTTTACCGTGATCCCTTTATCTTTATCGGAATAATTTAAGAGATTCCCGGTATCCAAAGTTTTCCGAACCATCTCCACAGACTTCCCTTCCGCAAATATAGAGCATAATACACGTACCTCTTTCTCCGCTTCAAACCAGTAGAAAATACCTGCCGTGTATATCAGAAACACGGAAACGATACCTAAGAATTTGATCCACTTTCTCACAACCCGAATTTTTATATGGAAATTTTGCGGGATAAGATAATTGATTAGAACTAAAACTGAACCAAATAAATGCAATAACGCGGAAGATGGGCCTTCGCATCATATTAAACGAAGGTAATAACTTCAACATTGTTCGAATTTAATTTTGAAATATTTGACCTGATATCTGCTGAACTACATCCAGTGTAGATGGGGACCTGAATGGCGTATTCAACTGCTGAAGCTGAGTGATCACATATCCGGGATTCTCCAGAAAGTGACTTGTACCCGGCAGAACACATAGATTTGCATTGGGCAACAGATTAAACATCTCTAGTGTATGTTCAATCCTGACGGCATCACGATCTCCAACCATCAGGGTAACCGGAATAGATATTTCTTTGATTTTTGAATCAGGAATGGGTTTTTGATTGGCCATCAGCTTTACTTGTACCCTCATATCCGGCATTGGGATTTCATCGTATCTATTTATCATTTCCACGATTCCAGGCAACAAGGCTGTGGTGTCCAGACGTGTGTTTGCCCCTGATACTAACATGCGATCAATTTTCCCTGGTATAGTATAGCCTAACATCAAAGCGACGATACCGCCATCACTGTGTCCCCATATCTTAATCTTATCATATCCCAGTTCGTTAACAAAGGCCGTTATCTCTTGGGCTATAAATTCATAACTCAACAGGTTTTCATTGCAGGAACTTTGCCCGTGGCAAGGACTGTCAATTGCAATAACTTCATATTCTGATACAAGATCAGGAAGTAGGCGATACATACTTTTAGTGGATCCCCCATTTCCATGAAGAATCAGTAAAGGAGTACCGGATCCATATTTTTCGTAGTGAAGGGTGGAATGCTGGGTTGTGAATTCAAAACTTTCCCCCTCTATCATATTGCTTGAGGTTGTTTTTTGAGATAATGCCTGAGTCACAAAAAAAACAGAAACAAATACTAAAAGAATACGCTTCATAATACCTACACGTCTTAAATGATTTATTGAAATCGTATTCTAAGCAACTGAAAGGCGTATTAATTGTAAATATCCGACATTTTCGGAGGTTTCAAGGCAAAACACTTTTCAAATGCCTGATCAGTTTTTGCTATAAGTCGCTTTCCCAAACTCGGTATAACTTCCCTGTTGTAAAATAAAATCGGTTACTATCATACTCCCATCATTTTGTAAAGCGTAAACCGTTCGGCCTTGCTCTGTATCAGAACTACCCCAATCTACGGTTAACGTTTTGTCTTCAACATGACCTTTCAGCGGAAAACTTATCCCTCTTACATCAAACCAGGTACCGGTCCATTCCTTTGCTCCCGGACGATACATTGCGATAGCATTAAAAATGACAGGACTGCTATTCTCAGGAGTTCTGCTATTTTGGAATGTAAGCTTTAAGAATTGCCCACCCAGCTTCTTTTGCCAACGCATATCAAAGGTGGCTTCGGAACCCATTAAATGACCTGTACCCTGCCAGCTGCCTATAAAGTGTTGCTCCAGGTTTTGCTGCGCAGTAACATCCTGGCTCATATACATCGAGGATATCAATACGATCATGGGCATAATTATTTCTTTCATCATCACTCCGATTCTGTCTGCTATTTATGGTTGAGTTATTTCTATACCGTTAAAAACCCTGATAACTTTTTCAAGTTTGATGCGTATTTCTCCGGTGATAATAGGTTATCTAAATAATTAAGGGTTTAATTGTAAATATCAGACATTATGATCCCGTTAGAGAAAATCCCTCAAGACCCTGCGGTTTCTTTACATATTGACCGGTACCAGTTGTATGACTTTAGTAAACCGGCCTACCTGAAAACAGTACCCAATGGTAAATTTGATGTTTATTTTATTTT
It encodes:
- a CDS encoding SusE domain-containing protein — protein: MKRIYTIILTTFLVALFATTGAIAQSNGDFRSAADGDWSATATWETFDGTSWVAAGAAPDGSENIAILDGDSVNVATGTVTITGQVTIESTTPLTGGELTADGGTLVFADGSTYQHDRDGGSVPEADWQTGSTVLFTGILGNGPDNRDQAFHNITWDNPGQISNLSLGLGTVTISGTVRVVDTGSSRFRLTSAGDGDGQTITIEGDFLVEGGAVETTGSGDEATYNVVVNGDVVVSGGTTFATSRGSGGQATWTLNGDFTVLGDAELRDSHDGDMSRIVFAGSTVQNVSISSDAEYNGSINYSVASGSEISVVADSTFHYEDDFNLEGTLTVSGEIIARDTLTVNGGTMTVADGGTYNHAHDAGEIPTATWADGSTVLLTGIETNDPDNGDQDFFNYTWDNAGQIENINIGWDDYTLRGSMSVLNTNGNQFRLSSAGDEGDPARSITIMGDVVVDGETSEFTATGSGDIFDYDVTVMGDISITNGGFLSVSRGSGGRAVWTLYGDMTINGGEIGDSDIDKHGQTRSFVFAADTASDGVPGQTLTANNVSYDSEVYFEITDSSGVALAAGSDFAYEGVFTNYGVFDVDGGATLTFTDESTYDHARDGGDFPTATWAEGSTALVSGTVTSAPGNGNQDFYNLVINATGNLENNDLGMMDNTIGGNIDVISTGTARFYLSNPSSFDTLSITIMGDINMGANAEAFASNGTGSGATEINIHHHGNITVDGGNFSISRGSGPIVNWYLYEGDFTFNAGETQNSNARAGSAFIFAGEETAQHLAVSDEVEISHLPILVQDGAYLDMGTSNLSESGDNFTLEAGGTLASSDSAAFSAADGGNLELGGSGDNQLTLSSEAHYVINGSEAQWTGFSLPLQVASLTIDNEAGVTQSRGVTINEYLTLAAGVFDNTIGFTLAEGATVNYEGGSLIIPVGGPSIGAFALTSPESGFELDLTGDASTEVTISWEEPTAPDSVTYTWHADSVGGDFSDPLVSIPADDEGSATTLTLTYQAIDDVIAGLGVAEGEEIDLIWSVTAEAGITTRFAESSFDLSITRNLGVSNEVEDQIPTEFALKQNYPNPFNPTTTISYDIPEASEVSIEIFDVTGRKVTELVNARQSPGTYEIQWNAAQFATGIYIYRITAGNYSAVRKLTLIK
- a CDS encoding alpha/beta hydrolase; this encodes MKRILLVFVSVFFVTQALSQKTTSSNMIEGESFEFTTQHSTLHYEKYGSGTPLLILHGNGGSTKSMYRLLPDLVSEYEVIAIDSPCHGQSSCNENLLSYEFIAQEITAFVNELGYDKIKIWGHSDGGIVALMLGYTIPGKIDRMLVSGANTRLDTTALLPGIVEMINRYDEIPMPDMRVQVKLMANQKPIPDSKIKEISIPVTLMVGDRDAVRIEHTLEMFNLLPNANLCVLPGTSHFLENPGYVITQLQQLNTPFRSPSTLDVVQQISGQIFQN